The Desulfomicrobium macestii genome window below encodes:
- the phnC gene encoding phosphonate ABC transporter ATP-binding protein, which produces MMPHPIQDAVLRVDRLSVVYPGGVTALRDTSIAFRRGEFTVLLGLSGAGKSTLLRSLNRLVTPTGGSVTSELGELGSGSALRQHRRRTAMIFQHHQLIERQSALANVLTGRLAFHNTLRSLFPLPRADQEIALSCLARVGLADKALSRVDKLSGGQQQRVGIARALAQQPAIILADEPVASLDPATSVRVLGLLRDICKEDGITAIVSLHQLEYARRFADRVVGLADSQIVFDAAPSELTDAQLERIYAGRSTTQPANAPAEPPVMLEPSLEMSR; this is translated from the coding sequence TCGACCGGTTGAGCGTCGTCTATCCAGGCGGCGTGACAGCCCTACGCGATACCTCGATTGCATTTCGGCGTGGTGAGTTCACCGTGCTGCTTGGTCTCTCGGGCGCAGGCAAGTCGACCTTGCTCCGTAGTCTCAATCGACTCGTCACGCCCACTGGCGGCAGTGTCACCAGCGAACTCGGTGAGCTCGGCAGCGGCTCGGCCTTGCGTCAGCATCGTCGGCGTACCGCCATGATCTTTCAGCACCACCAGCTAATCGAACGTCAAAGCGCACTGGCTAATGTGCTTACCGGTCGGCTGGCCTTTCACAACACGCTCCGCTCGCTGTTTCCTCTGCCGCGTGCCGATCAGGAGATTGCGCTCAGTTGCCTCGCTCGGGTCGGTCTGGCAGACAAGGCGCTAAGCCGGGTGGACAAACTGTCCGGTGGCCAGCAGCAGCGGGTAGGCATCGCGCGTGCGCTAGCGCAACAGCCGGCGATCATTCTGGCCGATGAGCCGGTAGCCAGTCTCGACCCGGCCACTTCGGTCCGTGTTCTCGGATTGCTGCGCGACATCTGCAAGGAAGACGGCATCACCGCCATCGTTTCGCTGCATCAACTCGAATATGCCCGCCGCTTCGCCGATCGCGTCGTCGGGCTGGCCGATTCTCAGATCGTTTTCGATGCCGCGCCCTCGGAACTCACCGATGCGCAGCTTGAGCGCATCTATGCAGGCCGCTCTACGACTCAGCCAGCGAATGCTCCGGCTGAACCACCTGTCATGCTCGAACCTTCACTGGAGATGTCCCGATGA